The following proteins come from a genomic window of Triticum aestivum cultivar Chinese Spring chromosome 6A, IWGSC CS RefSeq v2.1, whole genome shotgun sequence:
- the LOC123127973 gene encoding uncharacterized protein, which translates to MAAPEYKHETETPAPSGEQPPEPVAAAAAAAGRELQPWEQHAAVINLPRYDYRASGSLLLRSHSGFLITCPIKREKSATKEAISILGEYISDASSHSSENLEPCVTEVASKKRKIFSEASEIEHSEDTNGKGDAPESTGSIEVETNSLHSDTSGNSDRTSNLSLIKLSMSGLLFFSFPTGGVHVVQMLTEVFRSLKSGKLKSPQWCHRIFPIQETCVLSETELHATVSKLFLDFIRNKEDQDEPIKFAVGYSRRGIDETVKTQKNDNNSSIQQGLMDRQQCFKVVAAAVKSVAKDAIVDLKSPEVAVLVEVLPISGVPVGSSVAGVSVLPAELVSAKPRLCVKALVSDTKTKKK; encoded by the exons ATGGCGGCGCCAGAGTACAAGCACGAGACAGAAACCCCAGCACCCTCCGGCGAGCAGCCGCCAGAGccagtagccgccgccgccgccgccgccggccgggagCTGCAGCCATGGGAGCAGCACGCTGCGGTGATCAATCTCCCGCGCTACGACTACCGCGCGTCGGGCTCCCTGCTCCTGCGCTCGCACTCCGGCTTCCTCATCACCTGCCCCATCA AACGAGAGAAAAGTGCAACGAAGGAAGCCATTTCAATTCTTGGAGAG TATATTAGCGACGCAAGCAGCCACAGTTCTGAAAACTTGGAACCATGTGTTACGGAAGTGGcatcaaagaaaaggaaaatattttcTGAGGCATCCGAAATTGAACATTCAGAAGATACAAATGGGAAGGGTGATGCACCAGAATCTACTG GCAGCATTGAAGTAGAAACAAATTCACTTCACTCCGATACAAGTGGAAATTCTGACAGGACTTCAAATCTCTCATTGATTAAGCTATCAATGAGTGGTTTGCTTTTCTTCTCTTTCCCTACTGGAGGCGTTCATGTTGTTCAGATGCTTACCGAAGTCTTTCGTTCACTGAAATCTGGGAAGCTTAAATCTCCACA GTGGTGTCATCGCATATTCCCTATTCAGGAAACTTGTGTTCTATCAGAAACAGAACTGCATGCCACTGTGTCAAAGTTGTTCCTGGACTTCATCAGGAATAAGGAAGATCAAGATGAGCCTATCAAG TTCGCAGTTGGGTACAGTAGGAGAGGCATTGATGAAACGGTGAAGACGCAGAAGAATGACAATAACAGCTCAATTCAACAAGGTTTAATGGACAGGCAACAATGTTTCaaggttgttgctgctgctgtcaaGTCAGTTGCTAAGGACGCAATTGTGGATCTCAAGTCTCCTGAG GTGGCAGTACTAGTGGAGGTGCTCCCCATTTCTGGGGTGCCAGTTGGATCTTCGGTGGCCGGGGTGTCTGTTCTCCCAGCTGAACTCGTCTCGGCTAAGCCTCGTCTTTGTGTCAAGGCTTTGGTGTCTgatacaaaaacaaaaaagaagtgA